Proteins found in one Candidatus Bealeia paramacronuclearis genomic segment:
- a CDS encoding PriCT-2 domain-containing protein, with protein MMKKAFFKPQFSFRMSLFHSVRDTTPKPLELFYEDRLNMMRDKIKTQILCDTEFFTRPNIVSSSKLLKKEDMNVFSLAVYPEGKTRGREGICGMSGLVLDFDHPDERFQYPEDILKTYFQNPHVQHLRRYWYTTVSSAYRKPRLRVVVPFQDVYSVESFERLYDEFVFLMGNPQGLDHQAGRDCAHVWRVPYVYQVGNSEKECTTRIFQSKVEAGLLECTETQFQNVIDKTSHAWKMFIGSQEELKEDLCEDIPELESPSVSRAAYSREASRVSDMDILNALSRISPDVAYADWIRVGMALHSHYNGSAMGMGLWDNWSQGAPQRYPTIKEIRTHWRSFGKRQSGVSVGTLFYMAGGRDAVRGSYENHNRVTQLTITQQPISEIQPDPETKTTEIQGVADIAPPITAIAITSPEPAPVEIPIVPDSDVSHGPTQELCKPLVAQREESFEITALTEEEISQLPDEVFEGDDRLFEEEIWPALIGQASDETDDDHDPTEDWSKVSVKVPSLTTPQEDAPKTAEEGVVRQNDIISEVESASLLDVITFQDFMKTSADDIPSFLVYEIHAYLKGCLKYQGASYPLAGAIALAGFLLRDLVEGRQGGRTNFLTLTVGPSGTGKSQTLAGVMKILKALSLQKFYTKGLGSMQGCIEHLKQNDGVLFLLQDEASYTVRSSRSRYVMSHELMVEKFKMEMFNTPECYSSDAIKHGEKILLDFPFFAELSLSTPDIFESFTRQDMSKGLLPRYLLFYEAEAVFEKNQSLRKTIPDALADLLQQLEITNSSTRQICTYDEEALALVQRFEKRVEAVQLRLIEAAQEEHAFELSALVARLCEHVEKLSLLTAWHEGAIRPITARGVSWAIAITLQSFETWKTLLRQGLHDTQTEELRAKVLRAIQKIATTQDLSTWITRKAICRKTQYLKPKERDEILHQLSEEECIEMCVRGEKQWLLRLTKKGSLT; from the coding sequence ATGATGAAGAAGGCCTTTTTCAAACCGCAGTTTTCGTTCCGGATGTCCCTCTTTCATTCCGTTCGGGATACGACGCCGAAACCGCTAGAGCTTTTTTATGAGGATCGTCTCAATATGATGCGAGACAAGATCAAAACCCAGATCTTGTGTGATACGGAATTCTTTACACGTCCCAATATTGTCTCGTCCTCAAAGCTGTTGAAGAAAGAGGACATGAACGTCTTTTCCCTAGCGGTCTATCCTGAAGGCAAAACACGTGGGCGTGAGGGGATCTGTGGAATGTCAGGACTCGTGCTTGACTTTGATCATCCTGATGAGCGGTTTCAGTATCCAGAAGATATTTTAAAGACCTATTTTCAAAATCCCCATGTTCAGCATTTGCGGCGGTATTGGTATACGACAGTGTCGTCGGCTTATCGGAAACCACGGTTGAGAGTTGTGGTTCCCTTTCAGGATGTCTATTCCGTAGAATCGTTTGAGCGTCTTTACGATGAGTTTGTGTTTCTGATGGGCAATCCGCAAGGTCTTGATCATCAGGCCGGACGAGATTGTGCTCATGTCTGGAGAGTGCCTTACGTCTACCAGGTGGGCAATTCAGAAAAGGAATGCACAACACGAATCTTTCAGTCCAAAGTCGAAGCTGGACTTCTGGAATGCACTGAGACTCAATTTCAGAATGTCATCGACAAGACCTCTCACGCCTGGAAAATGTTTATCGGATCTCAAGAAGAGCTCAAAGAGGATCTCTGTGAAGACATCCCTGAGCTGGAGAGCCCATCTGTTTCACGTGCCGCGTATTCACGAGAAGCTTCCCGCGTCTCAGATATGGACATTCTCAATGCGTTGTCACGCATTTCACCGGACGTGGCTTATGCGGACTGGATTCGTGTGGGGATGGCGTTGCACAGCCATTACAATGGAAGTGCCATGGGAATGGGTCTTTGGGACAACTGGTCTCAAGGCGCACCACAGCGCTATCCCACAATCAAGGAGATTCGCACTCACTGGCGCAGTTTTGGCAAGCGGCAAAGCGGTGTTTCTGTGGGCACTCTTTTTTACATGGCCGGCGGTCGGGATGCGGTCAGGGGATCTTACGAAAATCATAATCGTGTGACTCAACTGACAATCACTCAACAGCCAATTTCTGAGATTCAACCGGATCCTGAAACAAAGACCACCGAAATACAGGGTGTTGCAGACATTGCACCACCAATCACAGCAATTGCGATCACCTCACCGGAGCCTGCCCCAGTTGAAATACCAATCGTGCCCGATTCAGATGTTTCACACGGGCCAACACAAGAATTGTGCAAACCGTTAGTCGCTCAAAGGGAGGAATCTTTTGAAATCACAGCTCTGACCGAAGAAGAGATCTCTCAACTCCCTGATGAAGTCTTTGAAGGTGATGATCGTCTCTTTGAGGAAGAAATCTGGCCGGCACTTATTGGTCAGGCTTCGGATGAGACTGATGATGATCACGATCCGACGGAGGACTGGTCAAAAGTCTCTGTGAAAGTGCCTTCACTCACCACGCCACAAGAAGACGCTCCAAAAACTGCTGAAGAAGGCGTCGTCCGGCAAAACGATATCATCTCAGAGGTCGAGAGTGCGTCGCTTTTGGATGTGATTACGTTCCAAGACTTTATGAAGACGTCTGCGGACGATATTCCGTCTTTTTTAGTCTACGAGATTCATGCGTATTTAAAAGGCTGCTTAAAATATCAGGGAGCCTCTTATCCGTTGGCAGGTGCCATTGCTTTGGCGGGTTTTCTTCTGCGAGATCTTGTCGAAGGACGACAGGGCGGCCGTACGAACTTTCTGACATTAACGGTAGGCCCTAGCGGCACAGGTAAATCCCAGACGCTTGCGGGTGTCATGAAAATCCTCAAGGCGTTGTCTTTACAGAAATTCTACACCAAGGGCCTGGGGAGTATGCAAGGCTGCATTGAGCATCTCAAGCAAAACGACGGTGTGCTCTTTTTGTTGCAGGATGAGGCCTCTTATACGGTGCGTTCCAGCCGGTCTCGTTATGTCATGTCTCATGAGTTGATGGTCGAGAAGTTCAAAATGGAGATGTTCAACACGCCAGAATGTTACTCATCGGACGCCATCAAGCATGGTGAGAAGATTCTCTTGGACTTCCCATTCTTTGCTGAGCTGTCGTTATCAACGCCTGATATTTTTGAGAGCTTTACGCGACAGGATATGTCCAAGGGACTTTTGCCCCGGTATTTGCTTTTTTATGAGGCAGAGGCTGTGTTTGAGAAAAACCAGTCCCTGCGCAAGACAATTCCTGATGCATTGGCGGATCTCTTACAGCAACTCGAAATCACCAACAGCAGCACGCGTCAGATCTGCACATATGACGAGGAGGCCTTGGCGTTGGTGCAGAGATTCGAAAAGCGCGTTGAAGCCGTGCAACTACGTCTTATTGAAGCGGCTCAAGAGGAGCATGCGTTTGAGCTTTCCGCACTTGTGGCCAGACTTTGCGAGCATGTCGAGAAACTCAGTCTTCTGACAGCATGGCATGAAGGCGCAATCCGTCCCATCACGGCGCGGGGTGTCAGCTGGGCCATCGCCATCACACTGCAATCGTTTGAGACATGGAAGACGCTGTTGCGTCAAGGACTGCATGACACACAAACGGAAGAACTGCGCGCGAAAGTTCTCCGCGCCATTCAAAAAATAGCGACAACGCAGGATCTCAGCACTTGGATCACGCGCAAGGCTATTTGTCGAAAGACGCAATATCTCAAACCCAAAGAGCGCGATGAGATCTTGCATCAGTTGTCAGAAGAAGAGTGTATTGAGATGTGCGTGCGTGGTGAAAAGCAATGGCTCTTACGGCTCACAAAAAAAGGATCTTTAACTTAA
- a CDS encoding co-chaperone GroES, whose protein sequence is MFLSNNYDDLKEHLNGDIPEPLGSQLLLKLFVRDAETEGGITIPEKIREEDIYKSMVGLVMSKGAEVYKDEHLKNWKSPELGDWVLFKPNSGTRFSYHGVPFRFVYDDCIYCILKNPDAVHHG, encoded by the coding sequence ATGTTTCTCTCAAATAACTATGACGATTTAAAAGAACACCTCAATGGCGACATTCCTGAACCGTTAGGATCTCAGTTGCTCCTGAAACTCTTTGTGCGCGATGCCGAAACCGAAGGAGGTATCACCATTCCTGAAAAGATCCGCGAAGAGGACATCTACAAAAGCATGGTTGGTCTTGTCATGAGCAAGGGTGCTGAAGTTTACAAAGACGAGCATCTCAAGAATTGGAAGTCGCCAGAGCTCGGGGACTGGGTACTCTTTAAACCCAATTCCGGAACACGGTTTTCTTATCACGGAGTGCCGTTCCGGTTTGTCTACGACGATTGTATTTACTGCATCCTCAAAAATCCAGATGCAGTTCATCACGGTTAA
- a CDS encoding SMI1/KNR4 family protein, which translates to MAQYSYLKEYTAEEWRKRGMPDPFLFSRYNQFMPIKLDEIERAEAQLGFQLPSQLREFYLEIGSGYLVAPYNTIDENYHFGNSNEILPPMVVAEFYKPLGHDPCGEEPEEWLYSSDEQYVMDPDYYACMEKDCLSFFHTGGSCGFLMLRPHSSNPNAVWDDFGENIVEESFERFIWRLYYEDPAYYNDVIIACMEKQKSLLM; encoded by the coding sequence ATGGCTCAATACAGCTATTTAAAAGAATATACAGCTGAGGAGTGGAGAAAGCGTGGGATGCCAGACCCTTTTCTTTTCTCTCGATACAATCAGTTTATGCCGATAAAGCTGGACGAGATAGAACGCGCTGAGGCTCAGTTAGGATTTCAGTTGCCATCTCAGCTGCGCGAGTTTTATTTAGAAATTGGGAGTGGTTATCTGGTTGCGCCTTACAACACGATAGATGAGAACTATCATTTTGGCAATTCTAACGAGATTTTGCCCCCGATGGTGGTTGCAGAGTTTTATAAACCGTTAGGACATGATCCGTGCGGGGAAGAGCCGGAAGAGTGGTTGTATTCTTCTGATGAACAATACGTTATGGATCCTGATTATTACGCTTGCATGGAAAAAGATTGTTTATCATTTTTTCACACTGGAGGCAGTTGTGGCTTTCTTATGCTCAGGCCACATTCATCAAATCCGAATGCAGTATGGGATGATTTTGGAGAGAATATTGTTGAAGAGTCTTTTGAGAGATTTATCTGGCGTTTATATTATGAGGATCCTGCTTATTATAATGATGTGATTATAGCCTGTATGGAGAAGCAGAAGTCATTGCTTATGTGA
- a CDS encoding PD-(D/E)XK nuclease family transposase: MADKPLISFDYAIKYILKNKGDYEIIERFISTLLQTQGYPPVTINALLDSESNKESFDLKRSIADLVVQDKDDNKYIVEIERSFTPNFLHKACFNSSRLIVDSISGNQDYTSIKKVFHISLLYFATQTMKSPLYHGQTIFHEIDTTHPVNVKIANQGLIMFETPNVFPEYFIISLPRFNDQVQHELDEWLYMMKHSEVLPSFQSPVMKKVAERLAVIHMSNEERNTYFAYLKEAVHSQDVLLAASEKGEKKGIEKGRAEGLAEGIEKGREEGREEGREKERLDMAKRLLQSGQTIEFVAQMTGLDEKRLTVLKDTQKTP, from the coding sequence ATGGCAGACAAACCTCTCATCAGTTTCGATTACGCGATTAAATACATCCTCAAGAACAAAGGCGATTACGAGATTATCGAAAGGTTTATCTCGACACTTCTACAAACACAGGGATATCCTCCTGTCACCATTAATGCCCTTCTCGATAGTGAGTCCAACAAGGAGTCCTTTGATCTCAAACGCAGTATCGCGGATCTTGTCGTGCAAGACAAAGACGACAATAAATACATTGTTGAGATCGAACGCTCTTTTACACCCAACTTTTTGCACAAAGCGTGTTTTAATTCTTCACGTCTCATCGTGGATAGTATTTCTGGGAATCAGGACTACACCAGCATCAAAAAAGTCTTCCATATCAGTCTGCTTTATTTTGCAACGCAGACCATGAAATCCCCTCTCTATCATGGGCAGACGATCTTTCATGAAATTGACACCACGCATCCTGTCAACGTGAAGATCGCCAATCAGGGTCTCATCATGTTTGAGACACCTAACGTGTTTCCGGAGTACTTCATTATCTCGCTGCCGCGTTTTAACGATCAGGTGCAACATGAACTCGATGAATGGCTTTACATGATGAAGCACTCCGAAGTCCTCCCTTCTTTCCAATCACCTGTGATGAAGAAGGTTGCAGAACGCTTGGCTGTCATCCATATGTCCAATGAAGAGCGCAATACTTACTTTGCCTATCTCAAAGAGGCTGTTCACTCGCAAGACGTTCTCTTGGCTGCATCTGAAAAAGGAGAAAAAAAAGGTATAGAGAAAGGCCGTGCGGAAGGTTTGGCAGAAGGTATTGAGAAAGGTCGTGAAGAGGGTCGTGAAGAGGGTCGTGAAAAAGAAAGACTCGACATGGCCAAACGACTTCTGCAAAGCGGACAAACAATTGAATTTGTCGCGCAGATGACGGGACTTGATGAGAAGAGGCTCACTGTTCTCAAGGACACCCAAAAGACGCCTTGA